In Providencia zhijiangensis, a single window of DNA contains:
- a CDS encoding 2OG-Fe(II) oxygenase, translating to MSINQLIDSLSTQGWYVWDDFLNLSETQAIKSCIPNTLQDARIGYQNTLQDNKTIRGDQTVWLEPEMGAPVLYYLDKMESLRQELNCQLFLGLRDFETHFCRYPNGGFYKKHVDNFRGQGRRRVTTVLYMNESWQQGDGGEIVMYDMQDNALFTLEPLAGRMVFFMSEDFPHEVLPTQKKRESIAGWFLTEKIL from the coding sequence ATGTCTATCAATCAACTTATTGATTCACTTTCCACACAGGGCTGGTATGTGTGGGACGATTTTCTGAACCTATCAGAAACTCAGGCTATTAAAAGTTGTATCCCCAATACGCTGCAAGACGCGCGTATTGGCTATCAAAACACGTTACAAGACAACAAAACGATCCGCGGCGATCAAACGGTGTGGCTTGAACCAGAAATGGGGGCGCCTGTCCTTTATTATCTGGATAAGATGGAAAGCTTGCGTCAGGAACTTAACTGTCAGTTATTCCTTGGATTACGAGACTTTGAAACCCATTTTTGTCGTTATCCTAATGGTGGATTCTATAAAAAGCATGTGGATAACTTCCGTGGGCAAGGGCGTCGTCGAGTCACCACTGTACTGTATATGAATGAGTCATGGCAGCAGGGGGATGGTGGTGAAATTGTGATGTATGACATGCAGGATAACGCGCTATTTACCTTGGAGCCATTAGCGGGCCGCATGGTCTTTTTTATGTCTGAAGATTTTCCCCATGAAGTTCTACCTACCCAAAAAAAGCGTGAAAGTATTGCCGGTTGGTTCCTGACTGAAAAAATACTGTAA
- the pldA gene encoding phospholipase A, producing the protein MRALQMLLSSVLCFWSVSLFASDNTNEPAQQDTENHTPVRGSIISGLLQNYDNPFVLYPYEPNYIIYTYTSSINKKAIASYDWGNDALKDEVKFQLSLAFPIWRGIAGENSVLAASYTQRSWWQLSNKKESSPFRETNYEPQVFVGWALDNQFAGWTLREFETGFNHESNGRSDPTSRSWNRVYARAMAQKGDWQVELKPWYRIPESESSDDNPDINKYLGYYRVKVGYALGDSVISAAGHYNWNSGYGNAELGWSYPMTKHVRLYTQLFSGYGESMIDYDYRQTRFGIGVMLNDIM; encoded by the coding sequence ATGCGCGCTTTACAAATGTTGTTGAGTTCTGTGCTCTGTTTCTGGTCTGTTTCACTTTTTGCATCTGACAATACCAACGAACCGGCACAGCAGGATACTGAAAATCATACACCCGTTCGAGGAAGTATTATTTCGGGGTTACTGCAAAATTATGATAACCCATTCGTTCTGTATCCTTATGAACCCAATTACATCATTTATACCTATACGTCTTCGATAAATAAGAAAGCCATCGCGAGTTATGATTGGGGTAATGATGCACTGAAAGATGAAGTGAAATTCCAATTGAGCTTGGCATTTCCTATTTGGCGCGGTATCGCGGGGGAAAACTCCGTTCTCGCGGCATCTTATACTCAGCGTTCTTGGTGGCAATTAAGTAACAAGAAAGAATCTTCGCCATTTCGTGAAACCAACTATGAGCCACAGGTTTTTGTTGGTTGGGCGCTAGATAACCAATTTGCGGGCTGGACGTTACGTGAATTCGAAACGGGTTTTAACCATGAATCAAACGGTCGATCCGATCCGACATCCCGTAGTTGGAACCGTGTTTATGCCCGAGCAATGGCGCAAAAGGGTGACTGGCAAGTTGAATTAAAACCGTGGTACCGCATTCCTGAAAGTGAAAGCAGCGATGACAACCCAGATATTAATAAATATCTCGGTTATTACCGCGTAAAAGTGGGGTATGCACTTGGGGATAGCGTTATTTCAGCTGCCGGACACTATAACTGGAATTCAGGGTATGGTAATGCCGAGTTGGGTTGGAGCTACCCAATGACAAAGCACGTGCGCTTGTATACCCAACTTTTTAGTGGTTATGGTGAGTCGATGATAGACTATGACTATCGCCAAACACGTTTTGGTATCGGTGTGATGCTTAACGATATCATGTGA
- a CDS encoding amidohydrolase gives MNNKIADVIYFNGYIYTADSQDSVVDAIALKEGYILATGTSDELHQYVGPETESIDLEGKMMMPGIIDGHMHPFWGGIQLFGCHLNYESLTIDQILQRVQDHLDKDPRTGENDWLKVTAWLRQGMLPAGIDMYREDMDKLNTKRPVVLFSNDCHTLLANSRALELFGITKETPEPPDGKIGKYENGELNGILEDAPAMRAADSIPSIRDEQAVEVAELVQKVLNQQGVTMVMDARVSEQQLSAFHQLQQRGELTLRFQAAREITPDDTPNVAAVAAAVDKAVAFAKKWHQAEWTPTPGIGLRNIKMFVDGVLQYPTMTASLLQPYRVNRGTDSAPNWVETDNYGDLYFTAEILDELLEKIAAAGYDPHLHTVGEGAVSIVLDAIEKMRAAHPEKDIRPGLAHNELVDAKDYARFARLKTIACLSFQWAAPTPELAAFEKNMLGETRFQQLEPIAKFIDAGAVVAFGSDWPIDDFDEWYDLKVAATRRGRDINGQPAPRLDNDRDMTVIEVLRSATIDSAYAQHREDVLGSLEAGKFADMIVLDRNVFTIPADDIENVKVLRTIVGGKTVHIAS, from the coding sequence ATGAATAATAAAATTGCTGATGTGATTTATTTCAACGGTTATATCTATACCGCAGACAGTCAAGATAGTGTTGTCGACGCTATCGCCTTGAAAGAAGGTTATATTCTTGCAACAGGGACTTCAGATGAATTACACCAATATGTTGGCCCAGAAACCGAGAGCATCGACCTTGAAGGTAAGATGATGATGCCAGGGATCATTGATGGACATATGCACCCATTTTGGGGCGGCATTCAGCTGTTCGGCTGCCATCTTAATTACGAATCCCTGACTATCGACCAAATTTTACAGCGCGTGCAAGATCACCTCGATAAAGATCCTCGCACGGGTGAAAATGACTGGCTAAAAGTCACGGCATGGTTACGCCAAGGCATGTTACCAGCAGGTATTGATATGTACCGTGAAGACATGGACAAGCTCAATACTAAGCGCCCAGTGGTGTTGTTCTCTAATGACTGCCATACCCTCTTAGCCAATAGTCGCGCCCTCGAATTATTCGGGATCACCAAAGAGACCCCTGAGCCACCTGATGGCAAAATCGGTAAATACGAGAATGGCGAACTTAACGGAATTTTAGAAGATGCACCTGCCATGCGTGCTGCGGATAGCATCCCATCTATTCGTGATGAGCAAGCGGTTGAAGTGGCTGAATTAGTCCAAAAAGTATTGAATCAGCAAGGCGTTACCATGGTGATGGATGCCCGTGTTTCTGAACAGCAATTAAGCGCGTTCCACCAACTTCAACAACGTGGTGAACTCACTTTGCGCTTCCAAGCTGCACGCGAAATCACGCCTGATGATACCCCGAATGTGGCTGCCGTTGCGGCTGCTGTCGATAAAGCCGTGGCGTTCGCCAAAAAATGGCACCAAGCGGAGTGGACTCCGACACCGGGTATCGGTCTGCGGAACATCAAAATGTTTGTGGATGGCGTGCTGCAATACCCAACCATGACTGCATCATTATTGCAGCCATACCGCGTGAACAGAGGTACTGATTCAGCGCCAAATTGGGTAGAAACCGATAACTACGGCGACCTCTATTTCACAGCTGAAATCCTAGATGAGCTGCTCGAAAAAATCGCCGCAGCGGGTTACGATCCTCACTTACATACCGTCGGTGAAGGCGCCGTCTCTATCGTGCTGGATGCCATTGAAAAAATGCGTGCGGCTCACCCAGAGAAAGATATCCGCCCAGGCCTTGCTCACAATGAATTGGTTGATGCCAAAGATTATGCCCGTTTTGCGCGCCTGAAAACCATTGCATGCTTATCATTCCAATGGGCAGCACCAACGCCTGAACTGGCTGCTTTCGAGAAAAATATGCTGGGCGAAACCCGTTTCCAACAACTCGAGCCGATCGCTAAGTTTATTGATGCAGGTGCAGTCGTTGCCTTTGGTAGTGACTGGCCAATCGATGATTTTGACGAGTGGTATGACTTGAAAGTCGCCGCAACTCGCCGTGGCCGCGACATTAATGGTCAGCCAGCCCCAAGACTGGATAACGACCGTGATATGACCGTGATCGAGGTTTTACGTTCGGCAACGATTGATTCTGCTTATGCACAACATCGTGAAGATGTTTTAGGATCACTCGAAGCAGGCAAATTCGCGGATATGATCGTGCTGGATCGCAACGTATTTACCATTCCTGCGGATGATATTGAAAATGTGAAAGTGCTCCGTACCATTGTGGGCGGAAAAACGGTTCATATCGCGTCGTAG
- the yigB gene encoding 5-amino-6-(5-phospho-D-ribitylamino)uracil phosphatase YigB produces the protein MHFYRPLSPIKAMTFDLDDTLYDNHPVIDKTEEEVLRFIREYDPRFDHFTNDDIYAFRYLVEEQEPDIRHDITRWRWLSSKMMLCHYGYSKEDALKGADDIMAHFTYWRNQIHVPQSTHETLAKLAEKLPLVAITNGNAEPQACGLGQYFQFVLKAGPDGRSKPCCDMYHLASTRLNIEPSAILHVGDNLLTDVEGAINSGMQACWFNVDHMTLMDEKEGRILPHVEICRLDSLLSLV, from the coding sequence ATGCACTTTTACCGTCCGTTATCACCCATCAAAGCGATGACGTTTGATTTGGATGATACGTTGTACGACAACCATCCCGTGATTGATAAAACGGAAGAAGAAGTTTTACGGTTTATTCGTGAATATGACCCGCGTTTTGATCATTTTACGAACGATGATATTTATGCATTTCGCTATCTTGTGGAAGAACAAGAGCCGGATATTCGCCATGATATTACCCGCTGGCGCTGGTTATCGTCGAAAATGATGCTGTGCCACTATGGTTATAGTAAAGAGGATGCCCTCAAAGGTGCAGACGATATTATGGCGCACTTTACCTACTGGCGTAATCAAATTCATGTCCCGCAATCCACCCATGAAACGCTAGCAAAATTAGCCGAAAAATTACCGCTGGTGGCGATTACGAATGGAAACGCAGAGCCGCAAGCCTGTGGGTTGGGGCAATATTTTCAGTTTGTATTAAAAGCTGGGCCTGATGGGCGTTCTAAGCCATGCTGCGATATGTACCATCTTGCCTCTACACGCTTGAATATCGAGCCGAGTGCCATTTTACATGTTGGGGATAATCTGCTGACAGACGTAGAAGGGGCGATTAATAGCGGTATGCAAGCTTGCTGGTTCAACGTGGATCATATGACGTTAATGGATGAGAAAGAGGGGCGCATATTGCCTCATGTGGAAATTTGTCGGTTGGATTCTCTCTTGTCATTGGTATAA
- the prfH gene encoding peptide chain release factor H, whose protein sequence is MALLQFSSAQGPDECCIAVAKAFSYFLKEAALQNVQVDVLESFPSKQGLKSVLVSLEGKQSEQLVNAWSGTVQWQCQSPLRPRHKRKNWFISITTFTPLQPLEESEIEYEFTKSQGAGGQHVNKTCSAVRAKHVATGICVKVQSERSQHANKRLAKELIQWKLSEFQSQQLSSLDKQRHLSHYQIERGNAALVFAGKEFKRVN, encoded by the coding sequence ATGGCATTATTACAATTTTCCTCAGCTCAAGGGCCTGATGAATGCTGCATTGCTGTCGCAAAAGCGTTTTCCTATTTTTTAAAAGAGGCAGCTTTGCAGAATGTTCAAGTGGATGTGTTGGAATCTTTTCCCTCAAAACAGGGGCTAAAGTCCGTATTAGTCTCCTTAGAGGGGAAACAGAGCGAGCAACTGGTCAACGCGTGGAGTGGCACCGTTCAGTGGCAATGTCAAAGCCCCCTGCGACCACGTCATAAACGTAAAAACTGGTTTATTAGCATAACCACGTTTACGCCTCTCCAGCCTTTAGAAGAGAGTGAAATCGAATATGAATTCACGAAATCTCAAGGAGCTGGCGGTCAGCATGTGAATAAAACCTGTTCTGCAGTGCGTGCCAAGCATGTCGCGACGGGGATCTGCGTGAAAGTCCAATCGGAGCGTAGCCAGCATGCTAATAAGAGACTGGCGAAAGAGTTAATTCAGTGGAAGCTCAGTGAGTTTCAGTCTCAGCAACTGAGCTCTCTAGATAAACAGCGCCATCTTTCTCACTATCAAATTGAACGAGGAAATGCCGCATTAGTTTTTGCTGGGAAAGAGTTTAAGCGGGTTAACTAA
- a CDS encoding thioesterase family protein produces the protein MNDRIYTFEEASKFMSDAFIYRMPFNQLLGIELLQMTDDLVQLSVKNRPELIGNFTQNILHGGVIASLLDVAGGMVCINRILQRIEPLVHQDIAEKMSKMGTIDLRVDYLRPGRGEMFIASASLLRDGNKIAVTRCELHNEKNQHIATATATYLIG, from the coding sequence ATGAATGACCGCATCTATACCTTCGAAGAAGCCAGCAAATTTATGAGTGATGCATTTATCTATAGAATGCCTTTTAATCAATTACTTGGAATTGAGCTTTTACAAATGACGGATGACTTAGTCCAGCTATCTGTGAAAAATCGCCCTGAGCTTATTGGTAATTTCACCCAAAATATTCTGCATGGTGGCGTGATTGCATCCTTATTAGATGTGGCGGGCGGTATGGTGTGTATTAACCGGATCCTGCAACGTATTGAGCCTCTCGTGCATCAAGACATTGCCGAAAAGATGTCCAAAATGGGCACCATTGACTTGCGCGTTGACTATTTGCGCCCTGGCCGCGGAGAGATGTTTATCGCTAGCGCCAGCTTACTACGCGATGGTAATAAAATCGCAGTGACCCGCTGTGAATTACATAATGAGAAAAATCAGCATATTGCTACTGCGACAGCGACCTATTTGATTGGATAA
- a CDS encoding RNA ligase RtcB family protein codes for MGNTLHSVGEHIRYIATESTWIESKAIQQLQTTANLPDMVSVVGMPDLHPGRGYPIGAAFFSAKRFYPALVGNDIGCGMSLFQTDIKRAKVNLDKLEKQLSEMTDHAPQEWLDEHVPESMKSHDFMASLSSIGGGNHFAEFQSVDKIINQELFEQSGLDKQKLLLLVHSGSRGLGQSILRKHVEQHNHNGLDEQSVEAEIYLNAHQDALQFAQINRQLIGLRMMQQVKASGEQRLDLNHNLVEPCRIDGIDGWLHRKGATPSDRGFVVIPGSRGDYSYLVAPVASDLSLNSLAHGAGRKWMRTECKGRLSHKYTPLQLSRTALGSRVICANKQLIYEEAPQSYKSIETVIESMVNVGIIQVIARLAPVITYKTSGDC; via the coding sequence ATGGGCAATACCCTTCATTCTGTGGGCGAACATATTCGTTATATCGCGACAGAATCTACATGGATTGAAAGTAAAGCAATCCAACAATTACAAACAACCGCTAATTTACCCGACATGGTGTCTGTGGTCGGCATGCCTGACTTACACCCAGGGCGTGGCTATCCAATTGGCGCAGCATTTTTCTCGGCTAAACGCTTCTACCCAGCGTTGGTGGGTAACGATATCGGCTGTGGCATGAGCCTGTTCCAGACGGATATTAAGCGCGCCAAAGTCAACTTGGATAAGCTGGAAAAACAGCTGTCTGAAATGACGGATCATGCCCCGCAAGAGTGGCTAGATGAGCACGTTCCTGAATCCATGAAATCCCATGATTTTATGGCATCACTCAGCTCCATCGGTGGCGGTAACCATTTCGCAGAGTTTCAATCCGTCGATAAAATCATAAACCAAGAACTGTTTGAGCAAAGCGGTCTTGATAAACAAAAATTGTTGTTGCTTGTGCACAGTGGCTCGCGCGGGTTGGGGCAATCCATTCTTCGCAAACATGTTGAGCAACATAACCATAATGGGCTGGATGAGCAATCTGTTGAGGCTGAGATTTACCTCAATGCACACCAAGATGCGCTACAGTTTGCGCAGATCAATCGCCAGTTGATTGGACTGCGCATGATGCAGCAAGTTAAGGCTTCGGGGGAGCAACGTTTAGACCTCAACCATAATCTTGTGGAGCCATGCCGTATCGACGGGATAGATGGCTGGTTACATCGTAAAGGAGCAACACCTTCAGATAGAGGTTTTGTGGTTATTCCCGGCTCTCGCGGTGATTACAGTTATTTGGTGGCACCGGTTGCCAGTGATTTGAGTTTGAATTCCCTTGCTCATGGCGCTGGGCGAAAATGGATGCGAACGGAATGCAAAGGTCGTTTATCACATAAATATACGCCATTACAGCTATCCCGAACCGCATTGGGCAGTCGCGTTATTTGTGCAAACAAACAATTGATTTATGAAGAAGCACCGCAATCCTATAAATCCATTGAGACCGTTATCGAAAGCATGGTAAATGTCGGCATCATTCAGGTTATTGCTCGCTTAGCGCCAGTGATCACTTATAAAACGAGCGGAGATTGCTAA
- the uvrD gene encoding DNA helicase II, producing the protein MDVSYLLEGLNDKQREAVAAPRTNLLVLAGAGSGKTRVLVHRIAWLMSVENASPFSIMAVTFTNKAAAEMRHRINQLVGTSEGGMWIGTFHGLAHRLLRQHYLDANLPQDFQILDSDDQYRLIRRLLKAMNLDEKQWPPRQGMWYINGKKDEGLRPQHVESYGNPVEATWLKVYQAYQEACDRAGLVDFAELLLRAHELWLNKPHVLQHYRERFTNILVDEFQDTNSIQYAWIRVLAGETGKVMIVGDDDQSIYGWRGAQVENIQRFLNDFPGAQTIRLEQNYRSTNNILKAANTLIANNSDRLGKNLWTEGGDGEPISLYCAFNELDEARYVVGRIKQWHENGGALQDCAILYRSNAQSRVMEEALIQGAMAYRIYGGQRFFERQEIKDALSYLRLIANRNDDASFERVVNTPTRGIGERTLDTVRQTARDQQLTLWESCEYLLREQVLGGRAASSIERFLELIDALAKETQEMPLHVQADRVINDSGLRAMYEQEKGEKAQARIENLEELVNATRDFSYQDEDQDLMPLQAFLSHAALESGDSQADASQDAVQLMTLHSAKGLEFPVVFMVGVEEGMFPSQMSMDESGRLEEERRLAYVGITRAMVKLTITYAESRRLYGKEVYHRPSRFIGELPTECVEEVRLRATVSRPVSHQRLGTPISQNDSGYALGQRVMHPKFGEGTIINLEGSGEHCRLQIAFQGQGIKWLVASYARLENI; encoded by the coding sequence ATGGACGTCTCATATCTGCTCGAAGGTCTTAATGACAAACAGCGCGAAGCGGTTGCCGCCCCGCGTACTAATTTACTGGTGCTCGCAGGGGCGGGTAGTGGTAAAACACGCGTATTGGTACATCGCATTGCGTGGCTGATGTCAGTGGAGAATGCTTCTCCGTTTTCAATTATGGCCGTGACGTTTACCAACAAAGCTGCCGCAGAAATGCGTCATCGTATCAATCAGTTGGTGGGTACTAGCGAAGGCGGTATGTGGATTGGTACTTTCCATGGTCTCGCGCACCGTTTACTTCGCCAGCATTATTTGGATGCGAATCTGCCGCAAGATTTCCAAATTCTAGACAGTGATGACCAATACCGCTTGATTCGTCGTCTGCTTAAAGCCATGAATCTTGATGAGAAGCAATGGCCACCTCGTCAGGGAATGTGGTACATCAACGGCAAAAAAGATGAAGGGCTACGTCCCCAGCATGTTGAAAGCTATGGTAATCCAGTCGAAGCGACATGGCTGAAAGTCTATCAAGCTTATCAAGAAGCCTGTGATCGCGCTGGGCTGGTGGATTTTGCCGAATTACTGCTACGTGCTCATGAGCTATGGCTGAATAAACCTCATGTTCTTCAACATTATCGCGAGCGTTTTACCAATATTTTGGTAGATGAGTTTCAAGATACCAACAGCATTCAATATGCATGGATCCGCGTGTTAGCGGGTGAAACTGGCAAAGTCATGATTGTTGGCGATGATGACCAGTCAATCTATGGCTGGCGTGGCGCTCAAGTTGAAAACATTCAGCGTTTCTTGAATGATTTCCCCGGTGCACAAACTATCCGACTCGAGCAAAACTACCGTTCGACCAATAATATTTTGAAAGCGGCAAATACACTTATCGCCAATAATAGCGACCGTCTAGGTAAGAATTTATGGACGGAAGGTGGAGATGGTGAGCCAATTTCCCTTTATTGCGCTTTCAATGAGCTGGATGAAGCCCGCTATGTGGTTGGGCGGATTAAACAGTGGCATGAAAATGGGGGGGCGCTGCAAGATTGTGCCATTCTTTACCGCAGTAACGCCCAATCCCGTGTAATGGAAGAGGCGTTAATTCAAGGGGCGATGGCATACCGTATTTACGGTGGTCAACGCTTCTTTGAACGCCAAGAAATTAAAGACGCCTTATCCTATTTAAGATTAATTGCTAACCGTAACGACGACGCCTCTTTTGAGCGTGTGGTGAATACGCCGACTCGTGGGATTGGTGAGCGCACGTTGGATACCGTTCGCCAGACTGCTCGAGATCAGCAACTGACATTATGGGAAAGTTGTGAGTACTTACTTCGCGAGCAAGTTCTTGGTGGACGCGCGGCAAGCTCTATCGAGCGTTTCCTCGAGTTAATCGATGCGCTAGCTAAAGAGACCCAAGAGATGCCACTGCATGTACAAGCTGACCGAGTGATCAATGATTCTGGTTTGCGTGCCATGTATGAACAAGAAAAAGGCGAAAAAGCTCAAGCGCGAATTGAAAACTTGGAAGAGTTGGTCAACGCAACCCGCGATTTTAGCTATCAAGATGAAGACCAAGATTTGATGCCATTGCAGGCATTTTTATCCCATGCGGCATTGGAATCTGGAGATAGTCAAGCGGATGCCAGCCAAGATGCGGTGCAATTAATGACGCTGCACTCAGCAAAAGGTCTGGAATTTCCTGTCGTATTTATGGTGGGCGTGGAAGAAGGTATGTTCCCAAGCCAAATGTCGATGGATGAAAGTGGGCGCTTAGAAGAGGAGCGCCGTCTTGCCTACGTGGGGATCACCCGTGCCATGGTGAAATTGACAATTACTTATGCAGAAAGCCGCCGTTTATATGGTAAGGAAGTTTACCATCGTCCTTCACGTTTTATTGGAGAACTGCCGACGGAGTGTGTGGAGGAAGTTCGATTAAGAGCCACGGTTTCACGTCCTGTTAGCCATCAACGTCTTGGTACACCGATTAGCCAAAATGATTCTGGTTATGCGCTAGGGCAGCGAGTGATGCACCCTAAATTCGGTGAAGGCACGATTATTAATCTCGAAGGTAGTGGAGAACATTGCCGTTTACAAATTGCCTTCCAAGGGCAAGGGATTAAGTGGCTGGTAGCGTCTTATGCGCGGTTAGAAAATATTTAA
- the rarD gene encoding EamA family transporter RarD — MSQQNTTKGVLCALGAYFIWGVAPIYFKSIKEVPAEEILTHRIIWSFFFMLLLLTVTRHWNYFRQVLKQPKKILILGVTAVTIASNWLIYIWAVNNGHMLQASLGYFINPLVNVLFGMIFLHERFRRMQWVAVGLALTGVLIQLWQFGSVPIIGLSLAVTFATYGLLRKKLGVDAQTGMTFETLWLLPVGIIFLLFFADSPTSNMTMNSWHLNILLIAAGIITTVPLLLFTEAANHLRLSTLGFFQYLGPSIMFLLAVFVYGEVMTQELLITFGFIWVALILFTLDALYTQQKLRRK, encoded by the coding sequence ATGAGCCAACAAAATACTACCAAAGGCGTACTGTGTGCCTTAGGCGCTTATTTTATTTGGGGTGTCGCTCCCATTTATTTTAAATCCATCAAAGAAGTGCCAGCTGAAGAAATTTTGACTCACCGTATTATTTGGTCATTCTTCTTTATGCTGTTATTACTGACAGTTACGCGCCATTGGAATTATTTCCGCCAAGTCTTAAAACAGCCTAAAAAGATCTTAATTTTAGGTGTAACAGCTGTGACAATTGCGTCTAACTGGCTGATTTATATCTGGGCGGTAAATAACGGGCATATGCTGCAAGCCAGCTTAGGGTATTTTATCAACCCTCTGGTTAACGTCTTGTTTGGCATGATATTTTTACATGAACGCTTCCGCCGAATGCAATGGGTTGCGGTCGGATTAGCGCTCACCGGCGTATTAATTCAACTCTGGCAGTTTGGCTCCGTGCCAATCATTGGATTAAGCCTTGCCGTGACGTTTGCCACCTACGGTTTATTACGTAAAAAATTGGGTGTTGATGCGCAAACTGGTATGACATTTGAAACCTTATGGTTACTCCCTGTCGGTATTATCTTCCTGCTATTCTTTGCAGATAGCCCGACAAGCAACATGACCATGAACAGCTGGCATTTAAACATTCTCCTGATTGCAGCGGGGATTATTACTACGGTGCCATTGTTACTGTTTACTGAAGCCGCTAACCATTTAAGGCTATCAACATTAGGTTTCTTCCAGTATTTAGGCCCAAGCATCATGTTCTTACTTGCCGTCTTTGTGTATGGTGAAGTGATGACCCAAGAATTGTTAATTACATTTGGTTTTATCTGGGTTGCATTAATTTTATTTACTTTAGATGCTTTATATACACAGCAGAAACTCAGAAGAAAATAG
- a CDS encoding APC family permease gives MQQNTVQMKRVLTTPALVFFGLAYMVPLGIFTTYGQVTVLSEGHLPIAYLITLAAVFFTAMSYCRMTSALPLSGSAYSYVQKTFGGTLGFLVGWAQLLDYLFLPIINYIAIGIFVHEAFPNIPMPVIICSTIAVVSIMNILGIKLVSWMNMLIILMQFVFIAIFLYICLQNAMVLDVEALMAPLTVLSSQVSGLFAGAAVLCLAFLGFDAISTMAEETKDARRALPKAILYTVFIAGALFIAISYGAHLMYPVWQDFLPNTDVASIAVMQQVGDKMKWIGASLMASSFITAYVIGVFASAMTSQASIVRIFYAMGREGVLPRSIFAYLHPRLNTPVYSIIFVAVASLMSLVLSLSMVASMISFGALIAFTFVNLSVIKHFYIDRKASLDNTKLLTCLIMPSIGVVLTLWLWTSLDAEAFTVGLCWLAAGAGYLTLLTHGFTRRPPAISDAETEMIIN, from the coding sequence ATGCAACAGAATACCGTTCAAATGAAACGTGTACTGACCACCCCTGCGTTAGTATTTTTCGGGCTGGCCTATATGGTGCCACTCGGAATTTTTACCACCTATGGACAAGTGACTGTATTAAGTGAAGGGCATCTGCCTATCGCTTATTTAATTACGCTCGCTGCTGTCTTCTTTACTGCCATGAGCTATTGCCGTATGACCAGTGCACTCCCACTTTCTGGGTCTGCTTATTCGTATGTGCAAAAAACCTTTGGTGGCACTCTTGGATTTCTTGTTGGTTGGGCACAACTGCTGGATTATCTATTTCTGCCGATTATTAACTACATTGCGATTGGGATCTTTGTCCACGAAGCTTTCCCGAACATCCCAATGCCAGTGATAATCTGCTCAACCATCGCTGTTGTCAGCATCATGAACATTTTAGGTATCAAATTGGTATCTTGGATGAATATGCTGATTATTTTGATGCAATTTGTCTTCATCGCCATATTCTTGTACATCTGCTTGCAAAACGCGATGGTACTGGATGTTGAAGCACTGATGGCACCGCTCACCGTACTGTCATCACAAGTGTCGGGGTTGTTTGCGGGTGCTGCGGTACTGTGCTTAGCCTTCTTGGGCTTTGATGCCATTTCAACCATGGCCGAAGAGACAAAAGACGCACGTCGTGCTTTACCGAAAGCGATTTTATATACCGTATTTATTGCGGGAGCCTTGTTTATTGCCATCTCTTACGGCGCACATTTAATGTACCCAGTATGGCAAGATTTTCTCCCTAATACGGATGTCGCCAGTATCGCGGTAATGCAGCAAGTAGGCGATAAAATGAAGTGGATCGGCGCCTCCTTAATGGCATCGAGCTTTATTACCGCTTATGTTATCGGTGTATTTGCCTCTGCGATGACCTCGCAAGCCAGTATTGTGCGTATTTTCTATGCAATGGGTCGTGAAGGTGTGCTGCCTCGCTCTATCTTTGCGTATTTGCACCCGCGCCTGAATACACCTGTATATTCCATTATCTTTGTGGCCGTGGCTTCATTAATGTCGCTGGTGTTATCACTCAGCATGGTTGCGTCGATGATTAGCTTTGGTGCGCTGATAGCCTTTACCTTTGTGAACTTATCAGTCATCAAACATTTCTACATTGACCGCAAAGCTTCCTTGGATAATACCAAGTTGCTCACTTGCCTGATCATGCCATCCATTGGGGTTGTTTTAACCTTGTGGTTATGGACAAGCTTAGATGCAGAAGCCTTCACAGTCGGCTTATGCTGGCTAGCGGCAGGGGCAGGCTACCTCACGCTTCTGACTCATGGTTTTACTCGTCGTCCACCTGCTATCTCTGATGCCGAGACTGAGATGATTATCAATTAA